The stretch of DNA CCGGCGTAATTAATGGAAACGGCATTTGCGTCCCCTGAAACATCGCGGGCGGTCAGAGCGAATCTCTTGCCTTGCACAAGCTCTTCCTTGCCCCGGGCAAACACGCCCAGCCGCATCTCAGGCCCTTTGGTATCGGCCATGAGCCCAATGTGCCGTCCGGCGGCGGACGCCGCCTGCCGCACTAAATCAACGCGGTTTTTATGATCGCCGTGCGAGCCGTGAGAAAAATTGAAGCGGGCGATATCCATGCCGGCGCCGATCATTTTTTCCAACACTCCCGGTTTGTCCGTACTTGGGCCTACCGTGCAAATAATTTTGGTTTTTTTCATTTTTGCGATTCCTTTCCAAACGCGGTTTTTAAAGAACATTGATAATCATGCAACATTTCAGCGGCTTCATGCGCTTCCGATGAAAGCACCCTGATTTCAAACCCTGCCGTGTCAAGCTCTTTCATGTCCACCCAAAACCCCTCCGTTTGCAGAAGGGTTTTGATGGTCTCAGCTTGGCTACGTTTTTTAGCAATATGGACAACCTGCCACATTACCTATCGCCCCTGTTACAATAAATTTGGCAGATGGCACGGCAGCCGGCCGCGTCATTTTCCGCCTTGTTGCATAAAGTCTGCTAACACTGCCGTTCAGCGCCCATCTTTTGGCGAATTTTCTGCCCTGCTTTTCTCCAAAGCCGCGCTTAACCTACGGGGCCGCCTGCGTTTTGCGCCGCGCAAGGCGGCAAATTATCACGCAAATTTTAAGGAGGGTTTTCATTTGAGAACAGCATTAACCCAATTGCCCGAAAAACCCTTCCCGGCCGCGCTGGCAGGAGCGCAGGCGGCGAAGGCGCGCAACCGATGATTATTTATATTCTTACATTATCATAAAATAGGGCATAGCACAACCTGCATGTCAAACATTGGCGGCCGGGCCGCATATAAAATAATATCCGCCCGGAGTAGGCAAGGGGAATACTGTTATAAGATTGAAGTCATGCCTTTGAGCTTTGCGGACGATTTGTCGCCCGGCTTTCCCAGAAGCTTTGCCGAACTATGGGTTTGCCTGCGCGAGACAAAGCGCAGGACGGCAAATTATCGCGCCAATACTATTCATGCTTTAATCTTTAAACGTAGACTTCTGCGCAACCTATGGCAGCTTGCCTTTGCGCCGCTTTTCTGCTTCTGAAATCGACAGGAGCTCACCGTTTCGCAAATGCCGCACGCTTTGCTCCTGTTAGGCGCCGAAAATCCCGGTTGGCCAGCTTGACCGTTTCTTCATGTCGCATAATAATTAGCATGTCACATTTTAGTTGGCAGGAAGCATAGTATGAGTAAATTATTTTTAGACAAAGCAAAGGCTCCCTTAAAACTCATATTTTGGAAGCCTTTGCCTTAGTGCCCGCCCACCGCCGACAAAAGGGTGCCTATTTTCCCGCTCAGGGCGCCGCCGCCCTGTCCCGCCAGTTGGAACACCTTGGCAGGGCCCAGGAAACAAAAAACATAGTTGCGCAGCTGGTTGAAAATTTTGCCTTGAAGTTCGGCGGACGAAAGCCCATACTCTTTTTCCGCCAGGTTCCGCAGCGCCCCGGCGGCCAGCCGGTATTGCCTTACGCTGAAAACATCGGTATGATCGCCCATGTAGCTAAAGCAATGTTCCAGACGCAAAGGGTCAAAGTCCGGCCGGCCCGATTTGTCGAAAAAACCGTAAGCCGCCGGCGAAATTTCCACGATAAAACAGGCGGCGCGCAAAAAACCGCCGATAATTTCCGCCGCGCCAGGGTCGCCGGGGCTGACGTGGGTGGCCGCCTGCGCCACGACAAATTCCGGCGGCAGCCCCTGCCTTATGCTGGCGGCCAGCCCGAAAACGTGGTGCGCGCCGTTGCCGGCGATGTTATATTTGCCGGGATAAGAACCGTCCTCGCCGCAGGGAAACAGCCAGCATTTGGCCAAGTCGTGCGCCGCTTGGGCAAAGATCAGCATGTCCTTGTCCGTCGCGGTGCCGAGCAATTTTTTGTGTATTTTGGCCAAAGACAGGGACAATTTTAAATTTTCCGCCGTGTGCAGCGCCAGCCCGCCCGGATGGGCGTGATGGCTGTCGCGGCTGCTGCCCGGCCCCGCCTGGAGCGGTATCGGCGCGCTCCCCGGCGCGGGCAGAAAGTCGGCAAAAGATACCTTCTCCGGCAGATAACCGGCTTCGCGCAAGGAGCGGTAAAGCCGCTCGCGCCCCGGCCGGCCGGCCGGCAGACAAGAATCGTCGGGGCTGGCGCACAGGCCGCGCAGTTTGTCCCGGACGGCGCCATCCGTTATTTCGTCGATCTTTTCTAAAATATACGCGTGGGCGTTTTGCACGAGCGCGGAAGCCTGCGCCATTTCCTCCGGCTTCATGGCGGCGATGGCGAGGATGGCCGTTTGGGTTTTTTTGTTCATGAATCTTTGTATACTTTTACTCTTTTTTCCACAGGGACAAAATCTTTTTCCCCCGGCGCGCCGCAAGGCGCGCCGAACGGCATTTGCGCCACAAGCTGCCAGGTTTCCGGTATTTCCCACTTTTCCTTGACCTCTTTATCGATCAGGGGATTGTAATGCTGGAGGGACGCGCCAAGCCCGTTCAGCTCCAGTGCCGCCCAGACGGCCAATTGCAACATGCCGTTCGCCTGTTGCGCCCAGACCGGGAAATTGTCTTTGTATAAAGCGAACTGCTTTTTCAGGTTTTCAATTACGGCGGTATCTTCGAAAAAGAGTATGGAACCATAACCGGCGGCGAAAGAATTGTCAATTTTTTCTTTGCTTTTGGCAAAAACTTCCGGCGGCACGATGTTTTGCAAAGCGGATTTCACAATGGCCCAAAGCTGCCGGTGGTGCCGGCCCAGGAGCAAAAGGGCGCGGGCGCTCTGCGAGTTGAACGCGGAAGGCGAAAACTTCACCGCTTCTTGCAAAATGTTCTCTATTTGGCTGTCGGTTATGGGCGAGGCACTTTTTATATTATAAAAAGTGCGCCTGTCCTTTAAAGCCTGAAAAAATCTTTTTTCCATAAACAACCCTCCTACGTATTTAAATTGTGAAAAAATAGTTCGCGCCTTGGGGCGCGTTTGAAAAATTCATCGCGGCCCCTTTGCGGCCAATTTACTGCCCCGCTTTGCGCGGAAGCCTCGCCGAACCTTGATTTGCCTGCGTTTTGCGCCGCACCGGGCGGCAAATTGCCGCGCAAATCTTAAAGAGTGTTCTGATTTGAGAAGAGTACAACTTTGCGCTCCGCTGCATCAGCGATGCCTCACAGGTTTGCCCCGGCATATGTCGTCGATGCTTGCTTACATAACGAAAAATTATCTTGGCAATATGCCGAAAGCGATTTTTCAAACACGCCCTAACCGGCAAAGCTATATTTTTCAGCATAAAAACCCTATGTCAATTTTATCATATATGCCGGTTGTTTTCAGCAGCATTTTTGTCGCGTCCGCGCGCGAAAGCCTGCCCGTGATTTTCCGCAACGCTTTTCGTTGCGCGCAAGGATTCTTGCCCCGAACAAGTTCCGCCAAATCAACATGTTGCCGCACATGCGCGAAAAGCCGTCCAATTCTTTTCCCGGCGACCAGCGGACAGATTCGGCAAAAGGCTTCAGATCGTTTCGCGCGGCATCGGCGTCCGGCGCGGCAAAACATTTTCTTTCCCCTTAAAATCCGCCGCAAAAACTTTACTGTTTCCTGCGCTTTCGGATATCGGGCGGCGCATGCCCTGCGTCCCGGATCGGCATAGTGCTTGCCGCCGCTCTTTCCGTCTGCTTTAATGGCGCGCTATGCAATGCGGAAAGAAAACGAATCGGCATAAGCGCCGATTCGGATTGCTATTTTTCGGGCTTTTCGCCCTTTTTAGATATCGGTGCTTTTGTTTGTTCTTTCTCGATGACGCCCTCTTTGCCCATCATGTACCAGCCATCAAACACGGTGTCGCCTTTGGCCACTTTGTCCGGGTCTTTGGTGGACAACTTTTGCAAAATTTTATCAATAAATCCCATAAAAATCACCCGCCTAAATCAATGATTGGCGCAGCACTCATCTTATTTTAGCATTGAACAAGGATTTTTCAAAGGCTTCTTTACATAAAACGGACAGACAGGACAGAAAAATGTAAAAAGGCCAAAGAAATTTGCAACGCGCCGCGAGGTCGATTGGACAAATGCGGATAGCGGCCAAACCTGCAAATTACCCAAATTTACCCAAGTAGATTGTCCCAAAAAGTAAGTCTTGACAAACAAATAATAAAGTTTGTATAATATCTAAAGTAAAACTAAGAATAGTTTTGTTCTGGCCGATAAGTTAGAGCTATCTAACAATCGGGGCGTTTCCCTTTAGTGCCAGTCGGTCTTTTGGCCGATAAGTTAGTTATTGCTAACAAACCTTTGGCGCAATTTGGCCGATTGCCATGGTGGATTAGGAGAATATTCATTTGGGGGAGAAATTGGCATGGAAAAGACTTTGGCGCAGTTCAAGCCCGGCGAGACGGGCAGGGTAAGCAAAGTAACCGGCGAAGGGATGGTTAAGCGGCGGCTGTTCGATATGGGCATAACGCCGGGGACGGAAATTTGTCTGCGCAAGACCGCGCCGCTGGGCGATCCTTTGGAACTTAGGGTGCGCGGCTACGGATTGTCCATCCGTAAGGCGGAGGCATTGTCGGTGCTTATGTCCCCGGCAAAAGTCAACTGACCATGCGGTTTGCTCTGGCCGGCAACCCGAACAGCGGCAAAACCACCCTTTTCAACAGGCTTACCGGCGGCGCGGCGCGCGTTGGCAATTGGCCGGGCGTAACCGTCGAAAAGAAGGAAGGGTTTCACAAACATTCTGCCCAAACCATCGGCATCGTCGACCTGCCCGGCATTTATTCGCTTTCGCCCTATACTCCGGAAGAAGTCGTCGCGCGCAATTACATCATAGAAGAAAAGCCGGAGCTTGTGATCAATATAGTGGACGCGACCAATCTGGAACGCAACCTGTATCTGTCCACGCAGTTGCTCGAAACGGAAACGCCGCTTGTGATAGCGCTCAACATGATGGACGCGGCGGACAGTGAAGGCCTGTCAATCAATCCGCAGGCACTTTCCGATGAGCTCGGCGTCCCGGTCGTGCCGGTCAGCGCCCTGACCGGGCGTGGCGTGGCGGAATTGGTCGAGACGGCTTGCCGTGCCGCTGCCGAAACCCGCAAAGCCGCCTCCGTGCTTGAACATTCCGCTCTGGGCAGGGAGTTTCGGCAAATAGTTGACCTTCTGGCAAAAAACCAAGTGGAACATCCGGTATTTCACGCAGTCAAATTGCTTGAAGGCGACAAACTGGAAACGGATGAGCTAAGGGCGCGCTCCGGCGCGCTGCTGGCGGATGTCGCCCGGATAAAAGGCGCGATCAAACTTGACGAGGAGCTGGAAAATGATTTCGCGGCGGCCGTAGCCGACGCCCGTTACAAATATATAAGCGGGCGCGTCCGCCGGGCGGTGGTGGGGCGGCGCGCGGCGGACAAATTGACGGCTTCGGACAAAATTGACCTTGTCCTGACCAACAAAATATTAGGTATGCCGATGTTTCTTTTTTTTATGTATATAGCTTTTCACCTCACCTTCAGCAATTCCTTTTTGTGGGTTGAAGGGCTGCCTTCCCCCGGCGTCTGGCTGCAAGGGCTGACGGAAGAACTAATGTCCTTTGTCAGCGATGCCGCCCGGCAACTGCTGGAAGCGCGGGCGGCCTGGGCGCGCGGGCTGCTTGTCGATGGAGTGCTGGCCGGGATTGGCGCCGTTTTAAGTTTTTTGCCGCAGATACTCATGCTTTTTTTATTTTTGTCCGTCATGGAAGATTCCGGCTACATGGCGCGCGCCGCCTTTTTGATGGACAGGCCGCTCCGGCGGTTCGGGCTTTCCGGCAAGGCGTTCATGCCCATGCTCATGGGTTTTGGCTGCTCCGTGCCGGCCATGTTGGGGACTCGCGTGCTGGAAAGCGAAAAAGAAAGGCGCCTGGCGATAATGCTTATGCCTTTTTTTTCCTGCGGGGCAAAACTGCCGATCTGGGCCATGTTTTCAGCGGCTATTTTCCCCGGCAGCGCCGATTTGGCGGTGTTTGCCGTATATACCGGCGGGATAGCGGTGGCCGCAGCAGCGGCGGCCATATTGAACAGGACCGTTTGGCGCGGCGAAACAACGCCTTTTATCATGGAACTGCCCGCTTACCGTATGCCCGGCGCGCGCAGCCTTGTCCTGCATCTTTGGGAAAAACTGAAAGGCTTTGTCCTGCGGGCGACTACCGTTATTGCCGGGGCGACGGTCGTCATCTGGTTTTTGTCCAATTTTGATTTTTCCTTGTCGATGGTCGAGGCCAACAGCGCGGGGAGCATCCTCGGCGTGTTGGGCGCCGCTGCGGCGCCGTTTTTTGCCCCGCTCGGCTTTGCCGGCGCGGAAGATTCTTGGAAAGCCGTGGTTGCCGTTTTGACCGGGCTTATTGCCAAAGAAATGGTAATTTCCACGCTGGGCGTACTTTACAATCCCGGCGTTGAAGGCGACGCGCTTGCCGATGAAAACGCCGGAGCTCTCTTGGCGGACAAACTTGCCGATGTGTTTACCCCGCTCAGCGCGGCGTCTTTTATGATGTTCAATTTATTGAGCATCCCCTGCATGGCGGCCGTTGCCGCCGCCAGCGCCGAGCTGCGCAGCCTTAAACGGCTGCTGCTCGTTGTCTTGATGTGGCTTTGTACCGCCTGGAGCGTGTCTTTTTTGATTTTCCACATAGGCTCGGCCTTGGGCTGGAGGTGAAAAACGTGCCGCCGGGCATGCCGGCGTTGCCGTTCAACCGATATTTTCCTGCCCATCCTTTTGCGCAACGAAGAAAACCACTCCGTAATATTCTTTGTATTTGTCGTGCATGGCCATATCGGTTATAAGTATTTGCACATAGCGTTGTACCATAGCGTTATGGCCGTGTTTTTTCAAAAAATCCTCAACGTGCGCCTGGGCCGGCTTGTAATAGTGTTCTGTCCAACATTCCTCGGGCATTACAAAATGCGCTATTGTCTTATAGCCGTATTTTTTCAGGGCGGACAGCCGGCCTTCAAGCGTATCGGGCGAAGCGAACCTGGCGAGCAAATATTCTTCCGCTTCCCGGGGGCGCCGGTCGGTCAGCCAGGCGATTTCGGTTGCGGCCAGATAGCCGCCCGGCCGCAGGTATCTGCGCCACTCGCTGACCCCCCGCTCGAAGCCTATATGGTAGATGCTGTTTTCCGCCCATATCACATCAAAAAAGCCGTCAGGATAAGAGATCTGGTCCATGGAAAGCACGCGGGCCTCGGCTCTGTCGCTCAAATGCAGTTCGTGGAGTTTGTTTTGCAGGCGCTGTACGAATTGATAGACGATATCTATGGCGACGATCTTGGCCGCTGTGTTGCGCGCGAGGAAAAGGGTCTGAAAGCCGGCGCCGCAGCCAATTTCCAAAATGTGGGAATTTTCGCCTTGGCGGGGGATAAAGTTCAGCGCCCGGGCGCTCATCTCGTCGCTGCTCGGGCCGACGCGGGCGGTGATGCTTTTGTAAAAATCCAATTCATAGTCAACCAAATCCATAATTAATTACCTCCAAGATTTGCCGGGATGAACGCCGACCGGTGAAGTGACCGGATTTGCGGCAAGCAAAGTCAGGCAAAAAATCTTGATGGGCCATTGCCATAAACAGCGGAAAAGCAGCGCCGCAACTGCGGCGAATCTTCCCCCCGCCACAATCCGCGCCGATGGCGTACGGGGCGGGGCGGCTGTCCGCTGATTTTTGTTATAGATATTGGCGATAATTTAAGAACAAAGGATGGTAAAAGCAAAAAACGCCGCGAATGCCACTCGTAAAAATGGAACCGCGACGTTTACCGCTTTTTTTCGCACGCAATCCGGGCAACAAAGCCGCAACAGGCGCACGCGGCGGCCTGCGGCGTTTATGCCGGGCTTTTCTTTGGGAAACCTTTAATATCGCAGTTCTATTATACCGCAGTAACGGCAAGTTAGCAAGAAGGGAAAACGCGCAATTACGGTAGAACAGGCCGGTTGGCGTTTCTTTGCGCCAAGGGCTTTCAGGTTTTTTGCATAGGGCGCGCCGCAGCAGCGTCCATTTTGCGGACTGCGCCAATGCGCGATTTCTTTTAGTGCATTTTTCGCGGCGGCGATTCGCCCAAACGCTCAGGACATCCTGCTTCCCAGCAGTTTTGCGAACCACATGCCGGCGCCCACGCACATAAGGCTCATTCCCATGTTCAGGGAGGCATTGAGCAAAGCCTGGCCCCAAGCGCCCCTGTCCAGCATGGTTGCCGTCTCCAGGCTGAAGGCGGAGAAAGTGCTCAAGCCGCCGAGGACGCCCGTAACGGCAAACGCCTTCCCGGGTTCCGCAAGAAACGGGGCTTGCCGTTCGTAGCCGGCGATGGCGCCGATAAGCAGTCCTGCCGTTATATTGGACACCAAGGTGCCGAAAGGGAAAAAGGGGAAAGCCAAGGACAGCTCTTTCGAGATGGCGTAGCGCAAACACGCGCCGACAAAACCGCCGGCGCCGACCGCGATAAAACTTAGCATTATCTTCCACCGCATATTCGTCTAACTTGAACTTTTGGAAGCCGCGCCGCTCACCTTGCCGCCGCCTTTTCGCGCGCGGGGCGCTCTTTTAAACTTTCGGCGGCAAAATCATCGTAGGCATCGATTAATTGGTGCGCGCGCCGCAGGTGATCGCGCGCGTTCTTGCTGGGCACGGTTATTTTATTGTCGGCCCAGTAGCGGACTATTTTCGCCGCGTCCCTTTCTTGGGCCAGTATGGCGTAACACAAGTAAAACAGCCCGGCCGACCGGTCGGTCGGCTGCTGGCCGCGGCCCTTCAGCGTCTTTTGCGCCAAGCGCAGCGCTAAGTCGTAATTTTTGCTCAACGCTTCGTCAATGTCCCTGATGTTCTCGAAACCCAGCCAGCGCAATTCTTTAACTATGCTGCTGATGCCCCGCGGATCATCTTTGAAGCTGGTGTTGTTTATCCGTCTTATGGCGTTGTTGAGCCGGGCGATATTGTTGTTGTAATTTATGTAAAGCTCTATGGAATTGTCATCGATCAGTATTTCCCCATTGTCGGCTCGCATTTGTTTGCTCACCCGCGCCGTGTAGTCCCTGATGCTTTGCCTGATTTCCTGAAATTCCTTGTCCGCCAATTCCAGCAGCCCAGCCAGCCGCGAAAAGGCGCGCCTTATTTCTTTGGGCACGCCGTACTGATTTTTATAGCCAAGGTCGTGCTCGATCTCGGCCCACGTATGTTGAAGGATGGAACGCACTTGTATTTCCGCCTTCATTGCTTTGTATTTTTGCAAGTGTTTGGATTTTTCGTTAATTTCTATAATGTAATGCAGGGAAATATAACCGAAACGGTCAGGGTCAAGCGCCCGCCTTTTGTCAATGGTATTTTCCTCGTCAACATCGAATTCGCTTTCTATAAGTTTGGCGATGTGATCCACTTCATCGGCGTAATAAGTTACGATCCGGATGCCCGCGATGTCGGTTACCTGATCCAGCGACTGGTATTTGCCGTCAAACCGGGACAGCTTGGCGACAAGGCTGTCCTCATCCTTTACGCGGCCGGTGATGGAATGATATTTAATTTGCTCGCGCTTTAAAAGTTCCGCGAAAAGGCTTTTAAACCGTTCGCAAAAAGCGGCGTATTCCCGTTTGCGTTCCGCATATTCCCGGCATATTTTCTCGTTGCTGTCGTTTATGATCATCGCGGCCTACCTCCGGCAACATTTGTGCGATATATGCGGTATGCTGCTATTATAACATTTTTTCGGCTGATTTACATATATAAGCGCGCATTTAATTTTATAAAAAAATAAGTTTACTAAACTACTTTAAAAACAGCCGCCTGTTAAGGGGTCATTAAAACGTCCTTGAAAGGTGTTTTTTCGTGCCTTAAAGATTGTTCAGCCGTAAGTGGGCAATCTCGGCATAGGTAGGATCAAGCTCTATCCCTATGAAATTTCTGCCGGTTTGCTTGGCCGCAATGCAGGCAGAACCGGAACCACAACAGCAATCCAGGACTATATCACCTGGGTGGGAATGCGTTTTTATCAGGTAACGCAACATCGCAAGCGGCTTCTGTGTAGGATGAAAACGACCGTCTTCTGCCGACATGCCAAAGCGGATAACGTCGCGAGGGTAACGGTAGCCAGCATTATGCCTGGCATACGCCTGATGGGTAAAGCGATAAATACTGCTTTCCCTGCGCCTGTCTTTGTTCACATAGGGTTTTCCCAGCGCGACCTGATTGTAGACTGGGAGATGTCTATAAAACACAAGTATCATTTCATGCGTCCTAAG from Acidaminococcales bacterium encodes:
- a CDS encoding nitroreductase family protein, yielding MEKRFFQALKDRRTFYNIKSASPITDSQIENILQEAVKFSPSAFNSQSARALLLLGRHHRQLWAIVKSALQNIVPPEVFAKSKEKIDNSFAAGYGSILFFEDTAVIENLKKQFALYKDNFPVWAQQANGMLQLAVWAALELNGLGASLQHYNPLIDKEVKEKWEIPETWQLVAQMPFGAPCGAPGEKDFVPVEKRVKVYKDS
- a CDS encoding ferrous iron transport protein A; this encodes MEKTLAQFKPGETGRVSKVTGEGMVKRRLFDMGITPGTEICLRKTAPLGDPLELRVRGYGLSIRKAEALSVLMSPAKVN
- the feoB gene encoding ferrous iron transport protein B, coding for MRFALAGNPNSGKTTLFNRLTGGAARVGNWPGVTVEKKEGFHKHSAQTIGIVDLPGIYSLSPYTPEEVVARNYIIEEKPELVINIVDATNLERNLYLSTQLLETETPLVIALNMMDAADSEGLSINPQALSDELGVPVVPVSALTGRGVAELVETACRAAAETRKAASVLEHSALGREFRQIVDLLAKNQVEHPVFHAVKLLEGDKLETDELRARSGALLADVARIKGAIKLDEELENDFAAAVADARYKYISGRVRRAVVGRRAADKLTASDKIDLVLTNKILGMPMFLFFMYIAFHLTFSNSFLWVEGLPSPGVWLQGLTEELMSFVSDAARQLLEARAAWARGLLVDGVLAGIGAVLSFLPQILMLFLFLSVMEDSGYMARAAFLMDRPLRRFGLSGKAFMPMLMGFGCSVPAMLGTRVLESEKERRLAIMLMPFFSCGAKLPIWAMFSAAIFPGSADLAVFAVYTGGIAVAAAAAAILNRTVWRGETTPFIMELPAYRMPGARSLVLHLWEKLKGFVLRATTVIAGATVVIWFLSNFDFSLSMVEANSAGSILGVLGAAAAPFFAPLGFAGAEDSWKAVVAVLTGLIAKEMVISTLGVLYNPGVEGDALADENAGALLADKLADVFTPLSAASFMMFNLLSIPCMAAVAAASAELRSLKRLLLVVLMWLCTAWSVSFLIFHIGSALGWR
- a CDS encoding site-specific DNA-methyltransferase gives rise to the protein MRRKSTIIAADAVQEMACLPDKSIDLILCDLLYGTTDCAWDKQLPMVELWEQYKRIIKDNGAILLFAQQPFIAKLINASGNLFRYQIVWEKAKSVGFLNANRMPLRTHEMILVFYRHLPVYNQVALGKPYVNKDRRRESSIYRFTHQAYARHNAGYRYPRDVIRFGMSAEDGRFHPTQKPLAMLRYLIKTHSHPGDIVLDCCCGSGSACIAAKQTGRNFIGIELDPTYAEIAHLRLNNL
- a CDS encoding class I SAM-dependent methyltransferase — protein: MDLVDYELDFYKSITARVGPSSDEMSARALNFIPRQGENSHILEIGCGAGFQTLFLARNTAAKIVAIDIVYQFVQRLQNKLHELHLSDRAEARVLSMDQISYPDGFFDVIWAENSIYHIGFERGVSEWRRYLRPGGYLAATEIAWLTDRRPREAEEYLLARFASPDTLEGRLSALKKYGYKTIAHFVMPEECWTEHYYKPAQAHVEDFLKKHGHNAMVQRYVQILITDMAMHDKYKEYYGVVFFVAQKDGQENIG
- a CDS encoding CrcB family protein translates to MLSFIAVGAGGFVGACLRYAISKELSLAFPFFPFGTLVSNITAGLLIGAIAGYERQAPFLAEPGKAFAVTGVLGGLSTFSAFSLETATMLDRGAWGQALLNASLNMGMSLMCVGAGMWFAKLLGSRMS